A window of Glycine soja cultivar W05 chromosome 13, ASM419377v2, whole genome shotgun sequence genomic DNA:
CTGGGTACATATTCAGTACCAGTACTTATTGGGTACCAAGGCTACCCCACCCAATACTCACTTATGCCTCAAGAACAAGTCAGTCCATACACAACACCAAGTTTTGTTGCTTAGTTGTTTGGTTCCTTACTAAACCAAACAAATTACTGTTTCACTCCCTTCaacttgtattttctttaaatatttttgctatttgagtaagaaaataagagaatggTATTTATATTATGACTTTAAtactttatgtttttaaatttcttatgatAATATCCTCTCATACCCATACCTTTAGAAAATTCGTTGTGTACCTGCACTTGTACCCATATCCATGAAACACACTAGAAAAGCCATTGACAAAGAGCTTTTCCCAATTTAGATGTTATCCTGCCTTAGAGGTTAACTTTCCACTTGATATCAAGGAAGAGCAGCATACAGGAATAACTTATTTTCAGATTTCAgttcatctttttttatcttcaaacttttttttttttatcagcaaatataatatatgtatatattgaagtaccagaggtacaaaGAGTACATAATTGTGATAGTCCATACAATTGGTTCTGGATATCAGGCTTAATACAATCTTGATAGGAACCAAAAGCTGACTACATACAAGAGTCTATATCTACTGTTATCCTATGGTTGCTATCCTCGGCTAATACACACAACCAACTCTAAGATTACTTGACCATTGGTTAAAATGGGTTGTAAAATCTTTCTCCAAACTTCTAAGCCATGTCCAGAGTAAGAATGCTGCATCATCCAACAATTTATTGCCATTGAAGGTTTCATTGGAAAACAGTATTTTGTTCCTCTGCTGTCATATGGACCATGTCAAAGCCAACCACCATCATTGCCACCAATTGACCCTTATTCCACCAGCCAAACCAGTTACATGTCAAAGCCAACCTCTGTTGCATTCCAGCAATTTtctcttatattatttatataaaaaaatgaactgaAATCTGAAAATAAGCTAAATGTTGGAATCTAATGAAAGCAACACACTAGTACATATCCCAAACTAAAAGTGTAATAATGATGAGGGAAAGGAAAAAACCTACAGCCTGCAAGAACAATATATGCTTCTTTATCAGCAGCCTTGATTCCTAAAGTAGCATCCCTAACATGTTTGGCATATTTGCACTAAACCATTCATTTGCTATCAGTTTTCAGAAGGCTGAAGTTTGTACTAATTTATTGAGTAATCTCACATAAGGTCATTAATCACTGATTTTGATATAGAATTTAGGTGGGgaagagaaagaaacaaaaagaaagaggggaTGAGAGAAGAATAACGGAACAGAGAGGAGAGAGAGCGGAAAGAAACAGGTAGCAGAGAAACCGTGCACTGCACTTCTTGATTACCAGTTCAGTCTCTATCTAAAATACATCAGCCATTCATTATTTATTGGCAGCAACCCAACAGTTTACAGTTATAAAATCCTAACTGATAATAGCTGCCCAACAAACCAACTaacattcttttcttatttatatttacatatcaattttatcataaacCAGACTAAAAGTAAGTCTTTAactcttatattatttattactaaCACCAAAACCCCAGAGaccaaaaaagaggaaaagaaaaaaacccaGAAATTTCAAATCCAATTGAGACAAGTTACAAGAAAGATGTTATTTTCATCTAATCAATGAGAATTCAGGGCAAGGAATAACTGAGCTGAAAATTTTACCACCAACTGCAACGGGTCTCTGAGTTGGAGGTAACCAGACACACAATTACTGGTGAAGCAGATTGACAAACGCATAGATCAACCATGACACAAATACAGCATCCATTCCATACAACGCAAGGCCAATATCCAATTATCCACCACATAATTcacttttttaaatgataaataagtGCATCGTAAGTATCACAACATGGCATGCAACGACTGCATTCGTATGAGGTAAAACACAAGTACCAATGCTTGACATTTCAATATTCCAACCATGCAACCACTAGCCCTAACCAAAAACCTGCAACAATCAGCACCCGGCCAACCAACCAACCAACCAAAAGCAAAGCAGAAATTCCacaacattatcatcatcatcataacaacaacaaccaaatccaCATTCCAAATATTATTGCAGGTTTAATGGCAACAATGAATTGTTCGAAGAAGTACACTATTACGCGCCACGCCTCCGGCCAGCAGAAACGGTGCCGTTCTGTTCCTCCTCGTCCTGCTCCGCCTGCTCCCTGGCGAGGATCTCCGCGAGATGCTCCAGCGCGTCCTTCGCCCTCTTCCTGGCCACGGCGGCCTCCCTGGCGCGACGTTCCGCATCGAACCGTGCCACGGCGGCCGCCTTGCTCATGGACACGGCAGCGATCCGGGCAGCAGTGACGAGCACCTTGGCGGACTGGACGTCGACGGCTCCGGTCTTGCGGTCGGGGAGTTTGAAGTAGGTGAAGTTAGAATCGAGACAAGTAGGGCAGAAGAACGGTGGTGCTGGCGCGGGTGCAGCGGAGGGGTTGGTGGAGGGGAACGCACAGGAACGGTGTGCGACGGCGGGGCAGCGGACGCACATGAGGCGGTGGTGGGGAGGGAGGGGCGAGTCGTCGTGGAGTTCGAAGCAGAGAGGGCAGAAGAGGCCAGGGTGCTGCTTGAGGACGCAGTTGGTGCAGTGGCGGCAGGTGTGGGCGCGGTGGCGGATGTTGTGGATGGTCAGAGATAGGGTTTGGGTGGCGCCGCAGATGTCACAGGGCGACAGAGAGGATTGCCGTGAGTTCATGGCGGAGGAAGAGAGAGCCTCCGTACGTACGTGGCTGGCGAGTGGTTCCAACGGTAACCCTAGAAATTCAAGAGAACGAGAAAAAGAGAAATGGGATTAGGAAAAATGGTGGGAACGACTAAGCGCTGCTTTTGCCAACGGTTTTGTAGTTTTAAACCTTCGCTGACTTCATTACTATTGCCTTTTTCCCAATTTTTTTACCCTATCTAAATCGTAAGAAACAAGGTCCAAAAGGAAAACATGAGATTAAATTAATCGATACTCTATTACACTAACAAGcgaataaattttagttttaaagtgacttttaaaataattattattatttttacttgcaaaaatagttattatcaaaattaacaaatttatcattcttTAATCAGATAacaataccaattaaaaaaaaactttataatgttagtacattttttttcatgggGTCTAAACCATTATAAAAAGTTATGATAACGCAGGTGTATACAGAAGGAATAATTTAAGgaattatttaatgtttaatcatgtaaattatgatattttgtgACGTGAGTTTGagtttattatttgatgataaaaactgacatcttatttaattatatcattaATGCCAGaatctctttatttattatttttactccttttaaatttttcttcaagcttacttttccctttttctcATCACGTTATtagttctttatatttttttcttaaatatatacacttcaaaaaatatgaaaaaaagttgtatattaattttttttataaaatattaaaatttatttaagatttcATTTTATACAAACATTTAatcattgataaaattattcattcatAAATTTGTATACATTAATGAATGCATATTTAAATggttaaaaatacaatttaaaaaacttttaatatgaaaaataagataAGGTTAGACCTCAAAATAGAGCTTAATCAAGTCTATTTCTAGTTTAAGTCCAATATTTCAATTgggttaaatttaaaatgacccATGTAAAATTGAAAGCATTAAAGattcaattatatttgttttttaaatttgaaataataaaactCAAGTAATACACCAATTAACTTAGGCTTAAACATGGTTTTGTCTCGTTGGTAAAAATTAGTGGAAGTTTTATTCCATTGTCATGATAAAAAACTGTTCTTAATCATGTAAGTTAATACTTTTCagttttagttcttaaaagttttttttttcatttttattctctaTATAAGTTATGTCTTTTCAATTGAGGgtcttgtgattttttttattatttttaattcacataagtttatatttttaaaattttaatcctgattttttattttattttcaccttTGTAAGTTCATGTTTGtagaaaccaaaattaaaaattatgaatttatcaatactaaaaatgaacaaaataattacaaatgtaaaatttgaaaaaacacaaacttaaatagactaaaaacaaacaaaataaactacaataataaaaattaaaaaaatacatatttaaatacaaagattaaaattcaaaaagtaTAAACttacggaaaaaaaaatatttaaatcattcATTTAACTTGTATtattacaagtattttttttttcacctatttttttaacatgttatgttatgttttgttattaatataatatacgaATGGATAATTAATTCACATCCGAAACCTGATTGATCATCAATTGAATATTTCCTTTTTCAATCAAGTTTTTTCAtatgtaatatttaaattttagttaattcaAATAGGAGAGCCTGACTAAccacttttaataaaattattatctttcaaTCAAGCTTTTTTTATACACAATACTCAAACTAATACcatatttaaagtaatttagTCTAGTATCACTTAAACCTTATTTTGTTTGAGAAGTATACTCCTCCTAATATACATTCCATAATTgattagaatttattaaaaattatgaaattgtgattaaaaattttttagttaattacaaAGGATGTGTTGAAAAGAGTTTGTTAATTCATGTGTTATTGTCATTTCTCTTTTATGTTATTGAGATCCAAAGATTCAAAACATAAGGGagtgtttgatttgattgtttttttttttcattttcattagaaataaaaaatggtaaAGAAATATGTTGGGTTagatttctgttttcattttcagggaaaatattttttcagtgTTTTCATTTCAAATCAAGAACCttattttggataaaatgagtaaaataaaaacggtaaaagaaatgtaattttaatcaaatctaaaaatacattttttttaaaaaaatacatttttcgtatttttatttattgaaagcagaaaacaagaaatcaatcatgttttcagaattcaaatcttttaaaaataaaaataatttttaaaaaatgaaaagaaaaacataaaataaaaatacaaaccaaacacacgTTGTCCGAAACATAAATTACCAATTCATccgttaaaactaaaaaaagattaagaaaatataaatgttgAAAAAACCGGGCATTGAATTTGAATACTGGTAAGGCAGGGAGCCTTGTGAAGAAGGGAAGAACAGTTTTCACTTTTCACGTTTACGAAAGAGAAAACAGAGAGAGCATCCATGGAGGTGGAGGATGACTGGGATTTGAGCGCAGAGGACCTCGATTCTCTCGAAAGAGACGCTTTCCAGAAAATTGCTCAACTACGCAACCCTactcctcctccttcttctcCGCATCAACGCCACCATTCTGCATCTGCAACAACCAACAACCTCCCACCAAAACCCCTTCCCAATTCGCGTTCCCAAACTGTAAAGTTATTCTCTTTTCTCATTGGCCcttctttcccataatttcaacTCTCTTGGCCTTCTTCTCTTTCTGTCGTTTATAGGGTTAACTTTATCGTTTTGATGTTAAGTGTTCGTTCATGCCTATGATATGCTCCATTTAAAGTGAAACAACTTAGAAGTAGAAGCACGCACGAGCTGTTTGATACTATAATGATAATAACTAGTATTCTACTATATAATCATGAATTCTGAAGTATGAATATTTCTGGGCAGGAGCATTGATTAGTATCATACTTTTATTGTTTCAATCCAGGTTGATGCGTTCTCTCAAGGAGCAAGAGCATTGCCCACGACATTGAAATCAGGGACAAACAATGGTGGGGCTTATCTTCTCCACCATTTCTCTTTCTATCAATCTATCTActctatcttttttcttttaatttgtttctccACCATTGCTTATGCTCAATGGTCTTTGAAACTTTTTATTTGCTTGCTGTAGTTTGTTTTGGTTTCAAGGTATCAAATGGTGATCTTTTGGTGTTTATCTGGCTTTATGTGTTGCAGACAATCAGGCTAAAGAGCTGCCAAAGTTTTCGGtcaaattttttcttcattccagTGGAAATGTTGCAGCAAAGTTTCAATATGACCAGGTTTTTCTGGCTAAACTACTTGCAGAATATTGAATCTTATTCAATTTCGAATCTGTCACAAACAAGGTTTTGTCTTTGACCATATACAGGTAGTAATTGCTGCTTTTCGAAGAATCCCTAGATCTTCTTGGAATGCAAAGGAACGGTATGCTTCTCTTTATCCACCTTTCGTTCAATTTGTGCACACCAATGTGAACATATATTAGTTCTCTGGATTGCCTACTTTGTTGCATTAGCCATATGAAAACTTTGAGCCTGCAGGTTATGGATATTCCCACTATCTTCCTTGTCAGAAGCAGAAAAGGTTATTGGAGAAATACCTGGTTATAATGTTCAGGTAACAGCTTGTTCCTTATAGTTAGGAAATTGATGTTAGTATGCCACTATTTACCATCATATGACAAAACAATCTTGACTTACACAAATTTCCCTTTCATAATAATTATGTCACCTCAACCTTGAGTCTTGGCCCAATTAATAGTAAGACCGTTGTTAGTGCCTTCATTCATGAGGGAGGGGCTTTGTGCTTGTGACCCTCTTCAAATTATCACAGAAACACCCtcccaatttaaattttaggcTTTGTCTCGATTATTGAGGATACCTATCTAACTTAGTAATTGAGTTTGGTGAGATGAGCTAGTCTGAGAGAAATCAAATAGGGTTCATTCATGACAACCTAACCTGTTGCTATCTCTATTACAACTGTTGGTGGATGGACCTTTCATCATTTATTCTGTGAAAACTGTTTACAATGTTTGGGATTTGATTGTAAAGTAGTTTCCATGTTGGGCGTGAAGTGAATTTTTGTTTCTCAGCACATATT
This region includes:
- the LOC114381238 gene encoding uncharacterized protein LOC114381238 codes for the protein MNSRQSSLSPCDICGATQTLSLTIHNIRHRAHTCRHCTNCVLKQHPGLFCPLCFELHDDSPLPPHHRLMCVRCPAVAHRSCAFPSTNPSAAPAPAPPFFCPTCLDSNFTYFKLPDRKTGAVDVQSAKVLVTAARIAAVSMSKAAAVARFDAERRAREAAVARKRAKDALEHLAEILAREQAEQDEEEQNGTVSAGRRRGA